The following are encoded in a window of Mycobacterium vicinigordonae genomic DNA:
- a CDS encoding tetratricopeptide repeat protein: MTRPRPSIGPALAGAVDLSGLKQRAQQSTAPSGSPAGSGPSAQPGGPGGAEIIQVTEANFEDEVINRSDEVPVVVLLWSPRSELCVELLETLSALAADDNGKWALAAANVDAAPGLARVFGVQAVPTVVALAAAQPISSFQGAQPADQLRRWIDKLLEATEGKLKGPSGSGEPAPVDPTVAQARQELEAGEFEAAKISYQQVLDADPGSVEAKAAIRQIDFLTRATAQRPDAVLVADAAPDDIDAAFAAADVQLLNQDVSGAFDRLIALVRRTSGDDRTKVRTRLIDLFELFDPADPEVIAGRRNLANALY; encoded by the coding sequence GTGACACGTCCTCGTCCCTCGATCGGGCCTGCGTTGGCCGGCGCGGTCGACCTGTCCGGTCTTAAGCAGCGCGCTCAGCAATCCACCGCACCGTCGGGTTCACCGGCGGGTAGTGGACCGTCAGCACAACCCGGCGGACCGGGCGGTGCAGAGATCATCCAGGTCACCGAAGCCAATTTCGAAGACGAGGTAATCAACCGCTCCGACGAGGTGCCGGTGGTGGTGCTGTTGTGGTCGCCACGAAGCGAGCTCTGCGTCGAGTTGCTCGAGACGCTGTCTGCACTGGCGGCCGACGACAACGGCAAGTGGGCCCTTGCGGCGGCCAACGTCGACGCCGCGCCCGGGCTGGCCCGGGTATTCGGGGTGCAGGCCGTTCCGACCGTTGTCGCGCTGGCCGCGGCACAGCCCATTTCCAGCTTTCAGGGTGCACAGCCCGCCGACCAGTTGCGCCGCTGGATCGACAAGCTGCTCGAAGCGACCGAAGGAAAGCTCAAGGGCCCTTCCGGTTCCGGCGAGCCGGCGCCAGTCGACCCGACGGTGGCACAGGCGCGCCAGGAACTGGAGGCCGGCGAGTTCGAGGCGGCCAAGATTTCCTATCAGCAGGTCCTAGACGCCGACCCCGGCAGCGTCGAGGCCAAGGCGGCCATCCGCCAGATCGACTTCCTCACCCGCGCAACCGCGCAACGCCCGGACGCGGTGCTGGTTGCCGACGCCGCACCCGACGACATCGACGCCGCGTTCGCCGCCGCGGATGTGCAGTTGTTGAACCAGGATGTCAGCGGGGCGTTCGACCGGCTGATTGCGTTGGTGCGCCGCACCTCGGGCGACGACCGCACCAAGGTGCGGACCCGGCTGATCGACCTCTTCGAGCTGTTCGACCCCGCCGACCCGGAAGTCATCGCCGGCCGGCGCAACCTCGCCAACGCGCTGTATTGA
- a CDS encoding acetyl-CoA C-acetyltransferase yields MTTSVIVAGARTPIGKLMGSLKDFSASDLGGIAIKAALEKAFPNEEAPASLVEYVIMGQVLTAGAGQMPARQSAIAAGISWDVPALTINKMCLSGIDAIALADQLIRAGEFDVVVAGGQESMTKAPHLLMDSRSGYKYGDVTVLDHLAYDGLHDVFTDQPMGALTEQRNDIDKFTRQEQDEYAAASHQKAAAAWKDGVFADEVVPVSIPQRKGDPLQFSEDEGIRANTTADSLSGLKPAFRKDGTITAGSASQISDGAAAVVVMNKAKAQQLGLTWLAEIGAHGVVAGPDSTLQSQPANAIKKALDREGITVDQLDVVEINEAFAAVALASTKELGINPEIVNVNGGAIAVGHPIGMSGARITLHVALELARRGSGYGVAALCGAGGQGDALILRAP; encoded by the coding sequence ATGACCACGTCGGTGATCGTTGCTGGGGCACGGACACCCATCGGCAAGTTGATGGGTTCGCTGAAGGATTTCAGCGCCAGCGACCTGGGCGGCATCGCGATCAAGGCGGCCCTGGAGAAGGCCTTCCCCAACGAGGAGGCGCCCGCCTCATTGGTCGAGTACGTGATCATGGGCCAGGTGCTGACCGCGGGCGCGGGGCAGATGCCGGCCCGTCAGTCCGCGATCGCGGCCGGTATCAGCTGGGACGTTCCGGCGCTGACAATCAACAAGATGTGCCTGTCCGGTATCGACGCGATTGCGTTGGCCGATCAGCTGATCCGCGCCGGGGAGTTCGACGTGGTGGTTGCCGGCGGGCAGGAGTCCATGACCAAGGCGCCGCACCTGTTGATGGACAGCAGGTCGGGCTACAAGTACGGCGACGTCACCGTGCTCGACCACCTGGCCTACGACGGGCTGCACGATGTCTTCACCGATCAGCCGATGGGTGCGTTGACCGAACAACGCAACGACATCGACAAGTTCACCCGCCAGGAGCAGGACGAATACGCCGCCGCCTCGCACCAGAAGGCCGCCGCCGCGTGGAAGGACGGCGTCTTTGCCGACGAAGTGGTCCCGGTCAGCATTCCGCAGCGCAAGGGCGATCCGCTGCAGTTCAGCGAGGACGAGGGCATTCGCGCCAACACCACCGCCGACTCGCTATCCGGCCTCAAACCGGCGTTCCGCAAAGACGGCACCATCACCGCCGGGTCGGCCTCGCAGATCTCCGACGGGGCGGCCGCGGTCGTGGTGATGAACAAGGCAAAGGCCCAGCAGTTGGGGCTGACTTGGCTGGCCGAGATCGGCGCCCACGGTGTGGTGGCCGGGCCGGACTCCACCTTGCAGTCGCAACCCGCCAACGCAATCAAGAAGGCGCTGGACCGGGAAGGCATCACCGTCGACCAACTCGACGTGGTGGAGATCAACGAAGCATTCGCGGCGGTGGCACTGGCCTCGACCAAAGAGCTCGGGATCAATCCGGAGATCGTCAACGTCAACGGCGGCGCGATCGCCGTCGGGCACCCGATCGGTATGTCGGGAGCGCGCATCACCCTGCACGTGGCGCTAGAGCTAGCGCGCCGCGGCTCGGGCTACGGCGTAGCCGCGCTGTGCGGCGCCGGTGGTCAGGGCGACGCACTCATCTTGCGGGCGCCGTAG
- the mce gene encoding methylmalonyl-CoA epimerase translates to MMTTDQVDARRSLATSLVTGLDHVGIAVADLDAAIEWYNDHLGMILVHEEINDDQGIREAMLAVPGTSAQIQLMAPLDEDSVIAKFIDKRGPGIQQLACRIRDLDAMCEQLRDQGVRLVYENPRRGTANSRINFIHPKDAGGVLIELVEPAPR, encoded by the coding sequence GTGATGACGACCGATCAAGTTGACGCCCGTCGCAGTTTGGCTACTTCCCTGGTGACCGGACTCGATCACGTCGGCATCGCAGTCGCCGACCTCGATGCCGCGATCGAGTGGTACAACGACCACTTGGGCATGATCCTGGTGCACGAGGAAATCAACGATGACCAGGGTATTCGCGAGGCCATGCTGGCGGTGCCGGGTACCAGCGCGCAGATCCAGCTGATGGCCCCGCTCGACGAGGACTCGGTGATCGCGAAGTTCATCGACAAGCGCGGCCCGGGCATCCAGCAGCTGGCCTGCCGGATCAGAGACCTCGACGCCATGTGCGAGCAGTTGCGCGACCAGGGCGTGCGGCTGGTCTACGAGAACCCGCGCCGCGGTACCGCAAACTCGCGGATCAACTTCATCCACCCCAAGGACGCCGGCGGGGTGTTGATCGAATTGGTCGAGCCGGCGCCGCGCTGA
- the nucS gene encoding endonuclease NucS, with protein sequence MRLVIAQCTVDYVGRLTAHLPSARRLLLFKADGSVSVHADDRAYKPLNWMSPPCWLTEEPGPIWVVENKAGEQLRITVEAIEHDSSHDLGVDPGLVKDGVEAHLQALLAEHVGLLGEGYTLVRREYMTAIGPVDLLCRDEKGGSVAVEIKRRGEIDGVEQLTRYLELLNRDTVLAPVKGVFAAQQIKPQARTLATDRGIRCLTLDYDKMRGMDSDEYRLF encoded by the coding sequence GTGCGTCTTGTCATCGCCCAGTGCACTGTCGACTACGTTGGCCGCCTCACCGCGCATCTGCCCTCCGCACGCCGGTTGCTGTTGTTCAAGGCGGACGGCTCGGTAAGCGTCCACGCCGACGACCGCGCCTATAAGCCGCTGAATTGGATGAGCCCACCATGCTGGCTGACCGAGGAGCCGGGACCGATCTGGGTGGTGGAGAACAAGGCCGGCGAACAATTGCGCATCACCGTTGAGGCGATCGAACACGACTCGAGCCACGATCTCGGCGTCGATCCCGGGTTGGTCAAGGACGGTGTGGAGGCCCACCTGCAGGCGCTGCTCGCCGAGCATGTCGGGCTACTGGGCGAGGGGTACACCCTGGTGCGCCGCGAGTACATGACCGCCATCGGGCCGGTCGATCTGTTGTGCCGGGACGAGAAGGGCGGTTCGGTGGCCGTGGAGATCAAGCGTCGCGGCGAGATCGACGGCGTCGAGCAACTCACCCGTTATCTCGAACTACTCAACCGTGACACCGTGCTGGCGCCGGTGAAAGGAGTTTTCGCCGCCCAGCAGATCAAACCGCAGGCCCGCACTCTAGCAACGGATCGTGGCATCCGTTGTCTGACACTGGATTACGACAAGATGCGAGGGATGGACAGCGACGAGTACCGGCTGTTCTGA
- a CDS encoding adenylate/guanylate cyclase domain-containing protein — protein sequence MSSKQPPRRSSQRSFAQRLGRVLERLTRQSGRLSATPAYGSWLLGRVSEDQHRRRVRIQVIMTVLIISANLIGIAVAMLVVTVAVPVPDVFDDAPFWVSFVAVPAYIVAALAIGAVTITRGTVEALRWAIEERTPTPRDERNTFMAPWRVAVGHLVLWGIGTLLLTALYGMANKMFIPRFLVVVSFCGLLVATSSYLLTEFALRPVAAQALEAGPPPRRLAPGILGRTMVVWLLGSGVPVVGIGLMAIFEMAMQNLTQTQFAVGVLIIAAATLIFGFTLMWILAWLTATPVRVVRAALKRVEQGDLRGDLLVFDGTELGELQRGFNAMVDGLRERERVRDLFGRHVGREVALAAERERPKLGGEERHVAVVFIDIVGSTQLVTSRPPADVVHLLNQFFTIVVEEVDRHHGLVNKFEGDASLAIFGAPNHLDCPEDAALAAARAIAERLAHEMPELRAGIGVAAGQVVAGNVGAKERFEYTVIGEPVNEAARLCELAKSRPGRLLASAQMLERAGEEEQARWSLGRHVRLRGHDQRIRLAAPAQPAKRDK from the coding sequence ATGTCCTCCAAGCAGCCGCCCCGGCGGTCGTCCCAGCGGAGTTTCGCGCAGCGGCTCGGCCGCGTGCTGGAGCGGTTGACCCGCCAGAGCGGGCGGTTGTCGGCGACCCCCGCTTACGGCTCCTGGCTGTTGGGGCGGGTGTCGGAGGACCAGCACCGCCGACGGGTCCGCATCCAGGTCATCATGACCGTCCTGATCATTAGTGCGAATCTGATCGGCATCGCCGTGGCGATGCTGGTGGTGACTGTCGCGGTTCCGGTGCCGGATGTGTTCGATGACGCACCGTTCTGGGTGTCGTTCGTGGCGGTCCCGGCCTACATCGTGGCCGCCTTGGCGATCGGGGCGGTCACGATCACGCGCGGCACGGTCGAAGCGCTGCGCTGGGCGATCGAGGAACGCACGCCGACTCCCCGCGACGAGCGCAACACTTTCATGGCGCCGTGGCGCGTGGCCGTCGGCCATCTCGTTCTGTGGGGCATCGGGACGCTGTTGCTGACCGCCCTCTACGGGATGGCCAACAAGATGTTCATTCCCCGTTTTCTGGTGGTGGTCAGTTTCTGCGGCTTGCTGGTGGCCACCAGTAGCTACCTGCTCACCGAGTTCGCCCTGCGCCCGGTGGCCGCGCAGGCGCTCGAGGCCGGGCCGCCGCCGCGGCGACTGGCGCCCGGGATCCTGGGCCGCACCATGGTGGTGTGGCTGCTCGGTTCGGGTGTGCCCGTAGTCGGCATCGGCCTGATGGCCATCTTCGAGATGGCCATGCAAAACCTGACCCAGACACAGTTCGCGGTCGGTGTGCTGATCATCGCGGCAGCCACCCTGATCTTTGGGTTCACCCTGATGTGGATCCTGGCCTGGCTGACGGCCACCCCGGTTCGGGTGGTGCGGGCGGCACTCAAGCGCGTCGAACAAGGCGACCTGCGAGGAGACCTGTTGGTGTTCGACGGGACCGAGCTCGGCGAACTGCAACGGGGCTTTAACGCCATGGTGGACGGGCTACGCGAACGGGAGCGCGTGCGCGACCTGTTCGGCCGCCACGTCGGGCGCGAGGTCGCGCTGGCCGCCGAGCGCGAGCGACCGAAGCTGGGCGGCGAGGAGCGCCACGTCGCCGTCGTCTTCATCGACATCGTCGGCTCTACGCAGCTGGTAACCAGCCGGCCGCCCGCCGACGTCGTGCACCTGCTGAACCAGTTCTTCACGATCGTCGTCGAAGAGGTCGACCGCCATCACGGGCTGGTGAATAAATTCGAGGGCGACGCGTCGCTTGCCATCTTCGGAGCGCCCAATCACCTGGACTGTCCCGAGGACGCCGCGCTCGCCGCCGCACGGGCTATCGCCGAGCGACTTGCCCACGAAATGCCAGAACTTAGGGCCGGTATCGGGGTCGCCGCCGGACAGGTGGTCGCCGGCAATGTGGGCGCAAAGGAGCGCTTCGAGTACACGGTGATCGGTGAGCCGGTGAACGAGGCGGCCCGCCTGTGCGAGTTGGCGAAGTCACGCCCCGGCCGGTTGCTGGCATCCGCGCAGATGCTGGAGCGGGCCGGCGAGGAGGAACAGGCCCGGTGGTCGTTGGGCAGGCACGTGCGGCTTCGTGGACACGACCAGCGCATCCGACTGGCCGCGCCGGCGCAGCCGGCCAAGCGGGACAAATAG
- a CDS encoding O-methyltransferase has protein sequence MTTTLNQPEYASIIDQLFANARLDAERRQGVSSRDYPLEERAEACQDFYLSVAPDSGRLLYSLVRAVKPTTIVEYGMSYGISTLHLAAAVRDNGFGHIVTTEMSSRKLASARATFDEAGVSDLITILAGDARSTLQTVTGPVQFVLLDGWPDLDLTVAKILEPVLTHGAVIVGDNVSLDPDHAYLNYVRAPENGYISTPLGLDKGVELTVRL, from the coding sequence ATGACTACGACTTTGAATCAACCGGAATACGCCTCGATCATCGATCAGCTCTTCGCCAATGCGAGACTCGATGCTGAACGCCGACAAGGGGTCTCGTCCCGCGACTATCCGTTGGAGGAGCGCGCGGAGGCCTGCCAGGACTTCTACCTCTCCGTAGCGCCCGACTCCGGGCGACTGCTCTACAGCCTGGTTCGTGCGGTCAAACCGACCACGATCGTGGAATACGGGATGTCGTACGGAATCTCGACCCTGCACCTAGCCGCCGCGGTCCGCGACAACGGCTTCGGCCACATCGTCACCACCGAGATGAGCTCACGAAAACTGGCATCTGCTCGGGCGACATTCGACGAAGCGGGTGTCAGCGACCTGATCACCATCCTCGCTGGTGACGCCCGCAGTACACTCCAAACAGTCACGGGCCCAGTGCAATTCGTGCTGCTTGATGGGTGGCCCGACCTTGACCTGACGGTGGCGAAGATCCTCGAACCCGTGCTGACGCACGGCGCGGTGATCGTCGGCGACAACGTCAGCCTCGACCCGGATCACGCCTATCTGAACTATGTGCGCGCCCCAGAGAACGGCTACATCAGCACGCCGCTGGGCTTGGACAAGGGCGTGGAATTGACGGTACGGCTCTGA
- a CDS encoding TetR/AcrR family transcriptional regulator, whose translation MANTQPHRGNRHGRSEAAREAILRAADDLLVEKGFAGVTIEGIARSAGVAKQTVYRWWNSKTEVLMDAFLEDAAADLEPPDTGSLRCDLHTHLRDLVRFLTTDDAGAVYRALIGQAQHDPELARSFRARYLHDQQVRDQKPFVRAIARGELASDIDVASLAERLVGPIHYRVIVTGEPVDDAFVDALIDSCLTHTAGAQK comes from the coding sequence GTGGCAAACACGCAACCGCATCGCGGCAACCGACACGGGCGCAGCGAGGCCGCGCGTGAAGCCATCCTGCGCGCCGCCGACGACCTACTGGTCGAAAAGGGATTCGCCGGAGTAACCATCGAAGGCATCGCCAGGTCCGCCGGGGTGGCGAAACAGACCGTCTACCGCTGGTGGAACTCCAAGACCGAAGTGCTGATGGACGCATTCCTCGAGGACGCGGCCGCCGATCTGGAACCACCAGACACCGGCAGCCTCAGGTGCGACCTGCACACCCACTTACGCGACCTGGTCCGATTTCTCACCACTGACGACGCGGGCGCCGTGTACCGCGCATTGATCGGGCAGGCGCAGCACGATCCGGAACTCGCGCGGTCGTTTCGTGCCCGCTACCTGCATGACCAGCAGGTTCGCGACCAGAAGCCGTTCGTCCGGGCGATTGCACGAGGCGAGCTGGCCTCCGACATCGATGTGGCATCGTTGGCAGAGCGGCTCGTCGGCCCCATCCACTATCGGGTGATAGTGACCGGTGAGCCGGTCGACGACGCCTTCGTCGACGCATTGATCGATTCATGCTTGACGCACACCGCAGGAGCACAGAAATGA